The genomic region CGAGGACGGACATCTCCAGGCCCTCCTCCAGGATGAAGCCGCAGGACAGGTAGGTCGCCCGGGCGCCGCTCATCGCCAGGTCGTTGACGGTCCCGTTGACCGCCAGGTCACCGATGCTGCCGCCGGGGAAGAACAGCGGGCGCACCACGTACGAGTCGGTGGTGAAGGCCAGCCTCGCTCCCCCCAGCGACAGCACCGCGCTGTCCCCGAGACGGCCGAGCAGCTCGCCGCCGAAAGCGGGCGCGAAGACCTCGCTGACCAGCTCGGCGGTCATCGCGCCGCCGCCGCCGTGTCCGGTCACCACCCGCGGCTGGTCGCGCAGCGGGACCGGACAGGTCCAGGCGGTGAGGTCGGGCCGCGGGGCGGGCAGGATGTCGATGGGCTCAGGCAACGGGGCTCGCCTCCAGGTGCGCGGGAGCCGCGGGCGGGGTCTCCAGCCGGCGGTACAGGTAGTAGGCCGCGCAGGCGCCCTCGCTGGAGACCATGGTGGCGCCGAGCGGGTTGCGCGGGGTGCAGGTGGTGCCGAAGGCCTCGCACTCGTGCGGTTTGAGCAGCCCTTGCAGGACCTCGCCGGCGCGGCAGGCGGCGGGCTCGCGGGTCTGGATGCCGGTCACCGAGAAGCGCTGCTCGGCGTCGAACTCGCGGTATCGCTCGGACAGCCGCCAGCCGCTGCCGGGGATCGTGCCGATCCCGCGCCAGGCCCGGTCGGTGACCTCGAAGACGTCCTCCAGCATGGCCAGCGCCGCCGGGTTGCCCTCCGGCCGGACGGCTCGGGGATAGGCGTTCTCGACCGTGTGGATACCGCGCTCCAGCTGCCGCACCGCGCGCCGGACGCCCTCCAGGATGTCCAGCGGCTCGAATCCGGTGACCACGATGGGCACCCGGTGGCGCTCGGCCAGCACGGGGTACTCCGCGACGCCCATCACGCTGCACACGTGGCCGGCCGCCAGGAAGCCCTGGACCCGGCAGCTCGGCGACTGCATGATCGCCTCGATCGCCGGGGGCACCCGCACGTGCGAGACCAGCAGGCTGAAGTTGCGGATGCCGAGCTTGCGGGCCTGATGGACCGTCATGGCGTTGGGCGGCGCGGTGGTCTCGAACCCGATGCCGAAGAAGACCACCTGGCGCGTGGGGTTCTGCTGGGCGATCCGCAGCGCGTCCAGCGGCGAGTAGACCACCCGCACGTCGCCGCCCTCGGCGCGGACCCGGAACAGGTCGCGTCCGGTGCCGGGGACCCGCAGCATGTCGCCGAAGGAGCAGAAGATCACCTCCGGCCGGGAGGCGATCTCCAGTGCCTTGTCGATCACCTCCAGCGGGGTGACGCACACCGGGCAGCCCGGCCCGTGGATCAACTCCACTTGGTCCGGCAGCAGTTGGTCGATCCCGTGCCGGATGATGGTGTGGGTCTGCCCGCCGCAGACCTCCATCAGGGCCCACGGCCGGGTCACCGTGGCATGGATGTCGTCCAGCAGCCGCCGCGCCAGCTCGGGGTCCTGGAACTCCTCGATGTACTTCACCGTGTGGCCTCCTCGGCCGTGCCGTCGACCTCGGACCCGCCGAGCTCGGCCATCGCCGCGGCCGCCTCCCACGGGTCCCCGAACTCCTCCTGGAGCATGCCGAGGTCGGCGAAGAGCGCGAGCGTGCGCCGCGCCGACTCCTCGTCGAGGCGCTGCAGCGCGAATCCGACGTGGACGATCGCGTACTCGCCGACCTTCAGGTCCGGCAGGTACTCCAGGCACACCTCCTTGACCACGCCGCCGAAGTCGACGGTGGCCATCCGGGTACCGTCCTTCTCCTCGATCTCCAGCACTCTGCCGGGCACCGCCAGGCACATGGGCTTCTCCTCGTTGTGGGTGCGTTCCGCGGTCGGTCAGGCTTCGACCGCCGCGGCCGCGACCATCAGCTGACCGAGCGCCAGTCCCCCGTCGTTCGGCGGGACCAGCGCGTGGCGCAGGACCGTGAAGCCGTCCTCGCGCAGCGCGGCGGCGCAGCGCGCGGAGAGCAGCGTGTTGGCGAACACCCCGCCGGTCAGGGCTGCCGTGGCCAGGCCGGAGTGCTCGCGGGCCGCCGCGCAGGTGTCGCGGACCAGGTCGGCGACGGCGGCGTGGAAGCGGGCGGCGATCACGCTCCGTTCGACGCCGGCCCGCACGTCGGCGACCACGGCGGCCAGCACCGGGGTCGGGTCGGCGGTCAGCGGCTCGGTGGCGCGCAGCCCGAACGCATAGCCGGGCTCCCCCGCCGCGCCGACCGCCGCGCCCTCCAGTTCGACGGCGGCCTGGGCCTCGTAGCCGGCCAGCTGGCAGACGCCGGCCAGCGCGGAGACGGCGTCGAAGAGCCGTCCCATGCTGGAGGTGGCCACGCAGTTGACCCCGCGTTCCAGTTGACGGGCCAACAGGCGGCGTTCCTCGGGCGGGCAGGCGCGCACGGCGGGCAGGTCCTCGTCCCAGGCCAGGCCGGCCGCCCACAGGTGGGCCAGCGCCATCCGGTACGGGCGGTGCACGGCCGCGTCGCCGCCGGGCAGCGGGACGTACGCCAGGTGCGCGAACCGCTGGTACCCCTGGTAGCCGGCCAGCAGGAACTCGCCGCCCCAGACGGCACCGTCCTCGCCGTAGCCGGTGCCGTCGAAGGCGACCCCGATCACCCGCTCCCCGGCGGCCAGGCCGTGCTCGGCCATGGCCGCGGCGACGTGGGCGTGGTGGTGCTGGACGCGCCGCAACGGCCGGGCGGCCCGGTGCTTCTCGGCCCGGTGCTTTTCGGCCCACTGCGCGGACCGGTAGGCCGGATGACGGTCCGCCACCAGCAGCTCGGGCCGGACACCGGTGATCGACTCCAGCTGCTGCTCGGCGCGCTGGAAGGCCTGCTGGGTGGCGAGGTCGTCCATGTCTCCGATGTGCGCGGAGAGCCAGGCCCGGCCTCCCTCGCCCAGGCAGAGCGTGTTCTTGAGGTCCCCGCCGACCGCCAGCGTGGCAGGCACCGACCAGGGCAGGGTCAGCGGGAGCGGGGCGTAGCCGCGGGAACGACGGATCATCAGCGGTCGCCCGTCGCAGACCCGCAGCACGGAGTCGTCGCACGGGACCTGGATCGGGCGGTCGTGGGTGAGCCAGCCGTCGGCCAGCCCGGCGAGCCGCTCCAGGGCCTCGGTGTCCTCGGTGACGATCGGCTCGCCGGACAGGTTTCCGCTGGTCATCACCAGCAGCCGTGGTCCGGGCGGGTCGCCGGGCAGGCCGAGCAGCAGGTGGTGCAGCGGGGTGTACGGGAGCATCACGCCGAGGTCGGGGCTGCGCGGGGCCACGGTGTCCGGCAGCGCCACCGCCGGGTCGCGGCGGCGTCGCAGCAGCACGATCGGGCGGACGTTCCCGGTGAGCAGTGTCCGTTCCTCGGGGCCGAGTTCGACCAGGGCCTCGACCTCGGCGAGGTCGCGGGCCATCAGGGCGAACGGCTTGTCGCCGCGGGCCTTGCGCCGCCGCAGCCGGTCCACCGCCGCCGGGTCGAGGGCGTCGCAGGCCAGGTGGTAGCCGCCCAGGCCCTTGACCGCCAGGATCGCCCCGGCGGCGAGCAGCCGGCGGGCCTCGGCCACCGGATCCGCCACCGGCAGTTCGCGGGCGGGGGCGCCGGACTCCGGTCCGACGGCGAGCAGGCGCAGGCGCGGGCCGCAGGCGTGGCAGGCGATCGGCTGGGCGTGGAACCGGCGGTCGGCCGGGTCCGCGTACTCGCGGGCGCAGTCGCCGCACATCGGGAATCCGGCCATGGTGGTCCGGTCCCGGTCGTAGGGCAGCCCGGTGACGATGGTGAAACGCGGCCCGCAGTGCGTGCAGGTGATGAACGGGTGCCGATGGCGGCGGTCGGCGGGGTCGCTCAGCTCGGCCAGGCAGTCGGGGCAGGTGGCCGTGTCGGGCGAGACCAGGGTGCGGGCCGGGCCGGTGGGGTGGGAGGCGAGGATGCTGAATCCCACCGCGCCGAGCGCCGGCACGGTTTCCTGCCGGACCGAGTCGACCACGGCGAGCGGCGGCGCGTCGGTGGCGAGCAGCGCGCAGAACCGGGCCACCGCCTCGGCTGGTCCCTCGACCTCGGCGATCACGCCCTCGGCGGTGTTGCCGACCTGTCCGGCCAGACCGAGGCGGGTGGCGAGGGTGTAGACGAACGGCCGGAAGCCGACGCCCTGCACCACGCCGTGGACCGTCACCCGGCGGCGCTGCGCCACCTCGACGGCGGTGCCCACCGTGGTCACAGGTGCAGCGCCGGGTGCGGGTGGCCGTGCTCGTGCTCGTGGCCGTGCTCGTGTTCGTGCTCGTGCTCGTGGTCGTGCTCGTGCAGTGGGGTCTGCGCGGGCCGGCGGGCCATCACCGGGACGTGCACCGGCTCGCCGGCGTGCACGGCCAGGGCGCGCTCCAGCAGCTCGCCCCTCCCCACGCCGCCGCGCACCGAGGTCAGCAGCACCTCCACGCCGGGGTTGACCTGTTGGACGTTCGCGCGAAAGGCCGCCTCGTCGAACCCGACCGCCTCCGCGATGTCGGTCTTGGTCACCACGACCAGGTTCGCCAGGCCGAACGCCGTCGGGTACTTCAGTGGTTTGTCCTCGCCCTCGGTCACCGAGGCGAGCGCGACCCGCAGCGATTCGCCCAGCTCGTAGGAGGCGGGGCAGACCAGGTTCCCGACGTTCTCCACGAAGAGCAGCCGGGTGCCCTCGGGCAGCCAACCGTCCAGCTGGCCCGCCAGCATCTCGGCTTCCAGGTGGCACAGGCCGTCGGTCAGCACCTGCTTGACCGGCACACCGGAACGGGCCAGCCGCCGCGCGTCGTTCTCGGTGGCGAGGTCCGCGGTGAGCGCGGCGACCGGGACACCGCGTTCCCGGGCAGCCGTCAACTCTCCCTCCAGCAGAGCGGTCTTGCCGCTTCCCGGGCTGGAGAGCAGGTTGACGGCGATGGTGCCACGGGCTGCCAGTTCCTCGCGCAGCCGTCGCGCGCCGAGGTCGTTCTTGGCGAGGACCGCCTGTTGCAGGTCGACCACACGGCACATGGTTCAGCGCTCCTGGGGAGTCCGTTCGGGGGTGGCGGCGGGCACGCGGTCGTCCTCCCACCGCACACTGACGATCTGCAGCTCACGGCCGGTGAGCAGCTCGGCGGTGACCGTGCCGCAGACCGGGCAGCTCAGCTCGGGTGGCATGCCGACCAGCCATTCGTCCGCGCAGGGCCCGCACCGGGCGCGGGCCGGCACCGCTTCGGTGACCAGCTCGCAGCCCTCCAACACGGTGTCGGCGCAGGCCAGTTCGAAGCAGAAGCCGAGCGCGTCGGGCACCACTCCGGCCAGCTCCCCGACCTGGAGCAGCACCGATCGCACGGCGGTGGCGCCAGCCGCTCGGGCAGCCTCCTCCACCTGGCCGACGACAGCCATCGCGATCGACATCTCGTGCATCGGACCTCCCGCACGGCCGCCCCGTCGGGAGCCGCCGCCCCCCATTACAGGGCGGGTTCCACCGGGCCGCGCGGGCGCCGCGCCGCGGTCGAGGCGCGGCTTAGCCCGTTCGGGCCAAGGCCGGCTCTCCCGGGCGGGCGGACCGTCACATGCTGCGGATCCGCAGGTAGCGCTTGATGTCCGGCATGATCTGGATGGCAGCGCAGACGAGTCCGGCGATCACCAGGGCACTGATGAGGCACTTCTTCACGGCGTTGTTTCCTCTCGTCAGTTCGTGGCCGGGTCGGCCACGTTCGGCAGCAGCGGCGCGCCCGCTGCTTCCTCGGCCAGCAGCCGGTGGATCAGGCGCACGGCCTCCGGGACCGCCGCCGCGACCGGCTCGCTGAGCCCGATGCCCTCCTCGACGCCGGCCGGCTCGCAGCCCACCACCAGCGTTCGCCGGGGCGGCACCGATCCGGTGCCGGCACAGAGCGTGCCGAGCAGCGCCAGTACCGCGTCGGGGGTCATCCGGTGCCCGTCCAGCAGCGCGTCCCCTGGCTCGAGGGCACTGTGCTCGACGTCACTGGATTCGAGAGCGCTGGGCCCGCCCGCCTCGATCAGGTAGAGGGTGCCGGGCTCACCGCCACGGGCGGTCGCGTCCACCAGGACGAGCGTGTGGTAGCCGTCCAGCAGCTGGTACGCCAGGTGGACGCCGCGCACTCCGATGTCCACCACCTCGACGTGCTCGGGGAGTTGGCCGGGTG from Kitasatospora azatica KCTC 9699 harbors:
- a CDS encoding HypC/HybG/HupF family hydrogenase formation chaperone, coding for MCLAVPGRVLEIEEKDGTRMATVDFGGVVKEVCLEYLPDLKVGEYAIVHVGFALQRLDEESARRTLALFADLGMLQEEFGDPWEAAAAMAELGGSEVDGTAEEATR
- the hypF gene encoding carbamoyltransferase HypF, producing MTTVGTAVEVAQRRRVTVHGVVQGVGFRPFVYTLATRLGLAGQVGNTAEGVIAEVEGPAEAVARFCALLATDAPPLAVVDSVRQETVPALGAVGFSILASHPTGPARTLVSPDTATCPDCLAELSDPADRRHRHPFITCTHCGPRFTIVTGLPYDRDRTTMAGFPMCGDCAREYADPADRRFHAQPIACHACGPRLRLLAVGPESGAPARELPVADPVAEARRLLAAGAILAVKGLGGYHLACDALDPAAVDRLRRRKARGDKPFALMARDLAEVEALVELGPEERTLLTGNVRPIVLLRRRRDPAVALPDTVAPRSPDLGVMLPYTPLHHLLLGLPGDPPGPRLLVMTSGNLSGEPIVTEDTEALERLAGLADGWLTHDRPIQVPCDDSVLRVCDGRPLMIRRSRGYAPLPLTLPWSVPATLAVGGDLKNTLCLGEGGRAWLSAHIGDMDDLATQQAFQRAEQQLESITGVRPELLVADRHPAYRSAQWAEKHRAEKHRAARPLRRVQHHHAHVAAAMAEHGLAAGERVIGVAFDGTGYGEDGAVWGGEFLLAGYQGYQRFAHLAYVPLPGGDAAVHRPYRMALAHLWAAGLAWDEDLPAVRACPPEERRLLARQLERGVNCVATSSMGRLFDAVSALAGVCQLAGYEAQAAVELEGAAVGAAGEPGYAFGLRATEPLTADPTPVLAAVVADVRAGVERSVIAARFHAAVADLVRDTCAAAREHSGLATAALTGGVFANTLLSARCAAALREDGFTVLRHALVPPNDGGLALGQLMVAAAAVEA
- a CDS encoding DUF6893 family small protein translates to MKKCLISALVIAGLVCAAIQIMPDIKRYLRIRSM
- the hypD gene encoding hydrogenase formation protein HypD, producing the protein MKYIEEFQDPELARRLLDDIHATVTRPWALMEVCGGQTHTIIRHGIDQLLPDQVELIHGPGCPVCVTPLEVIDKALEIASRPEVIFCSFGDMLRVPGTGRDLFRVRAEGGDVRVVYSPLDALRIAQQNPTRQVVFFGIGFETTAPPNAMTVHQARKLGIRNFSLLVSHVRVPPAIEAIMQSPSCRVQGFLAAGHVCSVMGVAEYPVLAERHRVPIVVTGFEPLDILEGVRRAVRQLERGIHTVENAYPRAVRPEGNPAALAMLEDVFEVTDRAWRGIGTIPGSGWRLSERYREFDAEQRFSVTGIQTREPAACRAGEVLQGLLKPHECEAFGTTCTPRNPLGATMVSSEGACAAYYLYRRLETPPAAPAHLEASPVA
- a CDS encoding hydrogenase maturation nickel metallochaperone HypA/HybF, with product MHEMSIAMAVVGQVEEAARAAGATAVRSVLLQVGELAGVVPDALGFCFELACADTVLEGCELVTEAVPARARCGPCADEWLVGMPPELSCPVCGTVTAELLTGRELQIVSVRWEDDRVPAATPERTPQER
- a CDS encoding hydrogenase maturation protease; this encodes MTSPTRTLVAGVGNILLGDDGFGVEVVRRLAPGQLPEHVEVVDIGVRGVHLAYQLLDGYHTLVLVDATARGGEPGTLYLIEAGGPSALESSDVEHSALEPGDALLDGHRMTPDAVLALLGTLCAGTGSVPPRRTLVVGCEPAGVEEGIGLSEPVAAAVPEAVRLIHRLLAEEAAGAPLLPNVADPATN
- the hypB gene encoding hydrogenase nickel incorporation protein HypB translates to MCRVVDLQQAVLAKNDLGARRLREELAARGTIAVNLLSSPGSGKTALLEGELTAARERGVPVAALTADLATENDARRLARSGVPVKQVLTDGLCHLEAEMLAGQLDGWLPEGTRLLFVENVGNLVCPASYELGESLRVALASVTEGEDKPLKYPTAFGLANLVVVTKTDIAEAVGFDEAAFRANVQQVNPGVEVLLTSVRGGVGRGELLERALAVHAGEPVHVPVMARRPAQTPLHEHDHEHEHEHEHGHEHEHGHPHPALHL